The Scleropages formosus chromosome 15, fSclFor1.1, whole genome shotgun sequence genomic sequence ATAGCTGACAGTAACAAAGTTGTTTAACCCTTCTTTTATGGCCAAGGTATAAAGACTGCCATTGTTGTCGGGGGTATGGCTCCGCAGAAGCAAAACAGGATATTGAAGCGACAACCTGAAATAGTAATTGCCACCCCTGGCCGACTTTGGGAGCTCATTAAGGAGGGACATCCCCATTTGCAGAACCTCGGGCATCTCAGGTATAACGCAggtttgaaaattatttaaatgttaccCATACATCATGTTACATTGTTTTCTGAATGAAGGTTTACCTGCACTGTGCATACAATGTGATGGGAAGTACAGAGTGAGACTTATGGAAATGTGTATTGGAAGACTGCTGGTGGTTGACCATTCAGAAGTAAACGGGtcaaagttttgtttttaccaTAGCCTTGTAGTTGGTCAGAGGAGTAACTGTTGAGGTAAACTCTGTTAATCGCTGTCATACAAGGCGTGATAAGCTGATTTCGGTCCACAGGTGTCTTGTCATTGACGAGGCAGACCGAATGGTTGAAAAAGGTCACTTTGCAGAGCTGGAGAATCTGCTAGAGATGCTCAACAATACTCAGTTCAGTCCAAACAGGCAGACTTTTGTGTTCTCTGCAACACTGACCATGGTGCACCAGCTGCCCAGTCGCATCTGGCAGAAAAAGAAGGGTAAAAAGCAGGATCACCGTAGCAAACTGGAGATCCTCATGGAAAAAGTGGGAATCAAGGCCAAGCCCAAGATCATAGATCTCACCCGAAAGGAGGCCACAGTGGAGACACTGACCGAGACACGGATCCATTGTGACAAGGATGACAAGGACTTCTACCTGTACTACTTTCTACGGCAGTACCCAGGCCGCACCATGGTGTTTGCCAACAGCATTGACTGCATCAAGCGACTCACGTCCTTGCTCACTATACTGGATTGTGCCCCTTTACCCCTGCATGCCAACATGCACCAGAAGCAACGCCTTAAGAATCTGGAGAGGTTTGCTGAGAAAGAAAGGTGAATATTCAATCAGGTGTTTTGCTGATACGTTGAATGAGCTATGAGTGTAGTCCATGACATTtggtttcattgttttttaacTCCTTTTTGACTGTAAGatcctcagataaagctataataaaaatactctaACACTTAGCCTGTTCAGGAAGCATAGGGAGTGAGatgggacaccctggacaggataccaaaGCATTGCAGTGTAACACTTGTTAACTTTAGacatcattaaaacaaaattcatttaaaattactgaaaatataaaataaataatctctATAATCCCTTTTTTAATGCTAATTGATGACCaattcattattaatacaataaatgaaaGCTTAATATagatgtccctcaatttatttacaagtaagtttctgtaaaaaatcttggatatatAGTAGctgtaattaatattttgctAGACTTTTCACTTAAACATTTTGATGAACTTCAAGTTGCAATagaattaaaactaatttaaaatgaatggaaataaaagCACCTTTCCATAAAACTTTGATTCACAGCTGacttgttgactgattcatctcaTAAATATGCAGTGTTGCTCAGCTTGTCACTGATCAGCATTTCTGATGAATATTAGGCAGGAGGTGTAAACATTGTAGGAGTCGCACTGCTattctgtttgtttgcatttcactGCCGGCTAACTGTTGTACACGGAAGTACGACTTTGCTCcataacatatattttatgaaacAGTACAGTGATaacggggggcacagtggtgcagtgggttggaccgggtcctgctctccagtgggtctggggttcaagtcccgcttggggtgccttgtgatggactggtgtcctgtcctgggtgtgtcccctccccctccagccttgcaccctgtgttgccgggttaggctccggctccccgtgaccctgtatgggacaagcggttctgacagtgtgtgtgtctgtgtgtgtctgtgtgagtacGGTGATAAAAATAcgatttaaaaaactaaatttgaaaatgttagtatttttcaaaatttataaCTGGAACATTTTGTAACATGCGGGgccaataaaaatacatatgttAACTGCAAGGTATGCTCTCTCCTGTGCAGCTCTGTGCTCCTCACTACCGATGTGGCAGCTCGAGGTCTGGACATTCCCAACGTCCAGCATGTGATCCACTACCAGGTCTGTGTCAGTGGAAGTTTCTGTAGCCAGTTATCACAGCCTTCAAGCAAAGCGTTTACCCACTTCTTCGCTGTTTCAGGTGCCACGAACATCGGAAACATATGTTCACCGCAGCGGCCGCACAGCCAGGGCTAGTAAAGAGGGTCTCAGCCTGCTTCTGATTGGTCCAGATGATATGATAAACtttagaaaaatatacagaacaCTTGGAAAGGATGAGGATCTACCAATATTTCCCATACAAGTCAGATGCATGGCTGCAGTCAAggtttgtctttctttctgccATTATTTTGACTCTTGGCAGATCTTGAGTTAAACACAAAGTTACATGTGACTAGTGTACTTTTTGTGGTCTGAGGTAATATGCACACCGAGTTGCTAACACAAGATGCCTTCATAGGAGCGTGTTAACCTTGCTAGGAAGATTGAGAAGATTGAGTACCATAACAGCAGGGAGAAGCAGCACAACTCCTGGTTCAAACAAGCAGCAGAAGAACTTGACATAGAACTGGATGATGATGTTCTTCTGGGTAAGGATTCCTGGGAATGTAGTCGCTGTTGTACTGCATTGATACCTGAATTATGCAGCGGGAAATTTTAAGTAATAATCCAGTCATAGATCTGGGATGGATTTAGAGGGACACTGCTTTGTAAACCATGTATGCAAAGGTCAGTAAATATTAAAAGCTCAAAAGTTCCACAGTTTATAGAGTACTCTTTTGTCAAACAACATTTAGATTGGCATATTATAAAGGGCAGCAGATAGTATAGTTTTTAGAATAATCCTAAAGGTTGCTAGGTTAATTTAGTGGAGGGATCCCCCTTATTGCTGTTGATCATGGTTTTTAACTTGGTATGTCTTTTCACGTCTGTGTGCCTCTTAGGACGGGGGAAAGATGAAGCTGAAGAGAGGCAGCAACAGAAGATGATTAAGGGCCTTAAAAAACACTTGCAGCATCTGCTGCAGCAGCCAATTTTCCAGAATGCCATGAAGACCAAGTACCCCACACAGATGGGGAAGCTTACCTTGCCTAAACTTCCACTCGCCAATGTGGAGACCGCCCTGGACAGCCTGagcaaacagaaacagaagcagaaaggacataagaagaagaatcagaaacagcagcagtagctACCACTCTGAAACATAATTTTTAAACTGGGCAGgagtttataaatgttttataaaaaatgttttatgaatgCATATTATCTGTCCCTCTGCTACTTTCTTATGTTCACACAATAATATTGTAAAAGTGATACAAGAGTTTAATACACTTTTGTTAAATGGTAACAAACACTGTTAGGAATTTTTTGTCAGTTGTATCTCTAGTTGCCAGTATTTTCAGGGATGCATTTCAGCAATTTTGTCTACTGT encodes the following:
- the ddx24 gene encoding ATP-dependent RNA helicase DDX24 gives rise to the protein MKTNKFQSKKKGSMNLKKSAKRGINVRGSWKVVQLDPSLFPEEDIGELVSFEELTDYRLVDSHKVALKEDNKKKKKKKEREKKGQKRKASDGDEMEAGIQEAADDGGGEEEKEEESETPSKKKKRKMRETDDSVGNVSTVEGNGAKAKQDKKSEHSPALESSAASEKIKKKRRVKNLKEPSTESQTTSNTKVPSDSGSPAKVPLFSKRKTKNWTKVALSGSSGHETDVSAWKDLFVPEPVLDALCCLGFSSPTPIQALALPPAIRDRLDVLGAAETGSGKTLSFGIPMIHSILEWRKTQNMKPKEGTVDESVTEAVSKSESEQPASTEEIGREECGDTLNDEGSDDDEQDVPEDDMEDDDNEDINSQQLGCVKVIEDVEFDFDITGKTGDLKSQAIQKQPLLGLVLTPTRELAVQVKHHIDAAAQFTGIKTAIVVGGMAPQKQNRILKRQPEIVIATPGRLWELIKEGHPHLQNLGHLRCLVIDEADRMVEKGHFAELENLLEMLNNTQFSPNRQTFVFSATLTMVHQLPSRIWQKKKGKKQDHRSKLEILMEKVGIKAKPKIIDLTRKEATVETLTETRIHCDKDDKDFYLYYFLRQYPGRTMVFANSIDCIKRLTSLLTILDCAPLPLHANMHQKQRLKNLERFAEKESSVLLTTDVAARGLDIPNVQHVIHYQVPRTSETYVHRSGRTARASKEGLSLLLIGPDDMINFRKIYRTLGKDEDLPIFPIQVRCMAAVKERVNLARKIEKIEYHNSREKQHNSWFKQAAEELDIELDDDVLLGRGKDEAEERQQQKMIKGLKKHLQHLLQQPIFQNAMKTKYPTQMGKLTLPKLPLANVETALDSLSKQKQKQKGHKKKNQKQQQ